DNA from Rosa rugosa chromosome 6, drRosRugo1.1, whole genome shotgun sequence:
TGAAagtttgcagaagtgatctatacagtaggacctaaaaactgaacggttaagatgtgaatatgtgatcgaaaaatggtcaaaatatgaaaatccgtTCCATAGCTAAGGAACGGACCTCCGTTCCTGAGCAAAttcctacacacacacacacaccaagaAAGCATGGAGCGGAGAAATCATAGACTTTAAAGTGGGAGcttttatatatattgaaacGTCGATGTTTTTGCTAACGAGCATTTCGGTTTCACTCATCTTGCAGGAGGAAGATGATGATTTCCTAAATGCCCTAATTGGTTTTGGTAACTATTGAAGGGAGTATGAAGCGGGCAAGTATCGGTCTAAATTCAGTCCTGGAAAAACTTACTTTAATATTAGATTGGATTTGGATTATAAAGAACTACAGAATTAAGACGTATGTTGAAGTACAATGTTATATATAATAATTATAGTCATTGTAGACTAGtagaaaatttgaatttggttatGCCTTGttgaggcttttttttttttttttggttaagatAGGAGTCGGTAAGAGCAAGTGCTCTCCCACCCCcaaatttattgaaaaaaagatAATGTACAATCTAATAGGGTGGCACAAAAGCCAAACCCCTGGAGAACAATGAGAATGACATCAAATTTAAACAATACCACTAACATAAAGAGGAAGAACAAATTAATGAAAACGAAAATTAGGGAGACCAAGCTTATCTCGTCGACATTGGTCCTGAATGACATGAGGAGGCTCGTCCCACCAAGTCAATGCAGACAACGATAAACCAGTATTAGCAAGAGCATATACTTGTATGACATGGAGCATATACTTGTTGAGGCTTAATTAGTGTGCTTAATTTCTTTTCTATATGTATTATATATGACATGGAGCATATACTTGTGCCTTGTAAAAAGTGTTTGCTCTCCCCCTCTAGCTCTCTCCTTCTTTATGCCTTGTACTTTGCTTGGATAATGCCCACGCATTATGGTAACGCAGGTTGATAGAgggaaacaaaaaagaatataaacaacatttttcaaattttgtcaattaacttaattatcaattatatGTGAATATGTATCAGCTAAGCTTCCTTGTAAATTCTCTCCAAACGTAATACATATCCGTTGCTTAACAAATTAAGGACACCACAAAAGTTTCCAAAACCAATAAAAATTCTTCAAATACAATGGTTGTGAGGAGTAAGAAATCTGAATTGAGAAAATTATACCCTAATTATAAGTTCTAATTAGACAAACTTCCTAAAAAATATTCAATTTGAAAAAAATAGCCGTTGCAATTTCTCTCCATATCTAACACAAAATCCACACAAATAACATATTCATTCCCTCTGAACAAATCAAGACACCACAAAATCTTTCTAAAAGATCGATTTCTTTCTTGAGGAAGAAAAAAGATATTGTGAGTGAGATTTTGGGAATCCTCTCTAGATTTAGAATAATGGTTAATGGTCGGTGCGCTGCTTGCAAGTATCTGAGAAGGAGATGTCCTTCAGATTGCGTATTCGCTCCCTATTTTCCCTCCAACAATCCTCAAAGATTTGATTCTGTTCATAGAATCTATGGTGCCAGCAATGTTGCCAAAATGCTCGAGGTACTGTTCATTGAACACTATATGTACTCATTTGCAACCAATAATACTCTATTGCATTTAGTCATAATTTATGTGCGGTCATCATCAATCTCTCACTAGAGCAATGTACTTGGGAAGCAATAAACACATAACCAAACTACATTATTCTTCATACTCAGTGCTTTGGAGAAATTGAGTTACATTTTTATCATGCTCTGATTTTCTCTGTGATTGATCAGCCACTGTCACCATATTTTCGAGCTCAAGCCGCCGAGACTTTATGTTATGAGGCTGAAAGTAGAATACAAGATCCTGTGTATGGCTGCGCTGCGATTATTTTCCAATTACAGCAGCAAATATATAACACAGAATCTGAATTAGCCAAAACACGTGCTGAGATTGCAGTTATTAGATCtaatggaaaaggaaaagaaccaGAGGTTCAGCCAAGTACCGATCAAGTTCATGATGGTAAGCTGTTTCTGTACGTTGAATTATACAAAAACTGGCTGCTAAAATGATAATGACAGAGAAACTAACTATGCGTattgtttagggtttagggccaGCCCTCAGAGTACCATGATGAGACACTTACTTCCCCCTGAAATGGCTTCATTAGATGTAGTGCAGA
Protein-coding regions in this window:
- the LOC133713727 gene encoding LOB domain-containing protein 24-like, whose protein sequence is MVNGRCAACKYLRRRCPSDCVFAPYFPSNNPQRFDSVHRIYGASNVAKMLEPLSPYFRAQAAETLCYEAESRIQDPVYGCAAIIFQLQQQIYNTESELAKTRAEIAVIRSNGKGKEPEVQPSTDQVHDGKLFLYVELYKNWLLK